The DNA window GCAATTACAGTTGGTGGAGATAAAGTAGAAGAAGGTCTTTCAAAAACAACGGAGTCACTTCATGTATTTAATGAAATTGAATCAAGTGTAGGGGAAGTAGTATTTAAAGTGGAATCCGTTTCTGCTGCAATCGAGCAAATTCAAGCAATGGCCGAATCTGTAACAGAAAGCGCACAACAAGTTCAAATTTTAGCAAGTAGCGCATCTGCAGGTGCAAGCGATACAAGTGCTGCTACAGAGGAACAATTAGCTGTAAATGAGGAAATCTCAACTAGCGCACAATCGTTAGCTAATCTAGCAGAAAAACTACAAAGTGAAGTAAGTCATTTTAAAATTTAATACATTATCGTTAACGCCCCCTATTCGTGATCTGCGAATAAGGGGCATTTTTAGGTGGACAGAGTTATTTGTAGGGGAAATGTCTAATATTGCCGTATGGGTCGGAATGTTGCAGTTATGGCTCTTTATATTGCGAGCAGGCATAGTAATATTGTAAAATACAAAACCTCACCTTTGATTCTAATGCTTAGTCGTAAAATTTCCTGAACTGGACACATTCTAGTGAAAATAAATATCGTATAATGTACCTAGGTGATGACGCTATGTATACATTCATTCTTTTTGCACATGTGATAAGTGCGATTCTTTCTATTGGGCCTTTCTTTGTTCTTTTCCCTGTTTTAAATAGAATGAAAGAGAAAAATAGGGACGTGCTGGATTCGCACATAGAAGTTTTTCAAGCTGCGATCCGAATCGTAAAGCATGCAGGGCATGTATTAGTAACATCCGGAATTCTGTTGATGTGGCAAGGAAACTGGTCATGGTCTACATCGTGGGTAGTCATGACGATTGTTGTGATGATTAGTTCCATTGTGTTTCTTGCAAAAGCCTTTAAGCCAAAGATTAGACAATTCTATGCAGGCGAAATCGATTCACATGCACTTATTTTTAAATTACGACGCTCTGTATGGAAATATATTTTCTTATTATTAATGATGCTCTGGTTTATGGTAGCAAAACCAAATTTATGGTAATGGACTCTTTCTCGAAAGTGAGAAAGGGTTTTTTAAATTTGCGATTCATCCTACTTCTCATATCTCCCCCTAAGAAAGACGCAATCAATGAAAATTTATCGGGTACTGCTATTTATTTCGAGACTTTACTGAGCGAGCCTCGAGTTGCAATTTACATCTAACAAATAACCTCTTCGTCCATATACATCCTCGCGTTAATTAATTAAATTTTTGCAAAAAGTTCACAATTATTTTAATTGCGTATGAAATGCGATATATCGCAGATGTAAGCGATTACAACAAAAGTGAATATTCAAAACTAACTGATAATTTTCAAAAAGGGTGTTGACGTCGCATTTTAAAGGCGATATGATATCAACAATCTATTAATATATTGTGCGAAAATTCACAATCGAAAAAAAGTAAAGCTGCAAAGCTAAACGCGAGAAAAGCGGTAAGTATAGGAGCGGATTAAAATTGAGAAGTGACATGATTAAAAAAGGCGTCGATCGTGCCCCTCACCGTAGCTTACTTTATGCTACAGGGGTTAAGACAAGAGATTTAGATAAACCGTTTATCGGTGTTTGTAACTCCTATATTGATATTATTCCAGGCCACATGCATTTAAATAAGTTTGCAGAGGTTGTAAAAGAAGCCATTCGTGAGGCAGGAGGAATTCCATTCGAATTCAACACAATTGGTGTAGATGATGGAATTGCAATGGGTCACATCGGAATGAGATATTCACTTCCGAGTCGTGAGCTAATAGCGGACTCAGCCGAAACAGTTATTAACGCACACTGGTTCGATGGAGTGTTTTACATTCCAAACTGTGACAAAATCACACCGGGGATGTTAATGGCGGCAGTAAGAACGAATGTCCCATCTGTTTTCGTATCAGGTGGACCGATGGAGGCTGGTGTATCAGCTGACGGGAAACAACTTTCTCTAACTTCGGTTTTCGAAGGTGTTGGTTCTTACAAATCCGGTAACATGTCCGCAGAACAACTTCTTGATATTGAACAAAATGCATGTCCTACATGCGGTTCCTGTTCGGGAATGTTCACAGCGAACTCGATGAACTCTTTAATGGAAATGCTAGGTGTGACATTGCCAGGTAACGGTACAATTGTTGCGACGTCAGACGAACGTCACCAACTTATTAAAGAAGCTGCTAAACATCTTGTACGTATGATTAAAGAAGATGTGAAGCCGAGAGATTTGATTACGAAAGAAACAATTGATGATGCTTTTGCGTTAGACATGGCAATGGGAGGTTCTACCAATACAGTACTTCACACATTAGCAATTGCACATGAAGCGGAAATTGATTATAACGTTAGAGAAATAAATGAAGTGGCAAAACGTATTCCTTATTTATCGAAGATTATGCCAGCATCTGATTACTCCATGCATGATGTACATCTAGCAGGAGGAGTTAGTGCCATTATAAAAGAGCTTTGCGAGATTCCAGGAGCTGTTCACCCGGATCGTATGACGATTACAGGTAAGACGCTCTATGAAAATGTAAAAGAGTCAGAGATTAAAAATGATCAAGTCATACGCCGAAAAGAAAACCCATATAGTCCTGTAGGTGGTTTGTCCGTTTTATTCGGGAATATTGCTCCTGAAGGAGGGGTAATCAAGGTTGGTGCTGTGGATCCTTCGATTAAAGAGTTTACTGGGAAAGCAATTGTGTTTGAATCACAAGAAGCTTCTCAAGAAGCAATTGATAACGGTACAGTTCAAGAAGGCCATGTAGTTGTTATTCGCTACGAAGGGCCAAAAGGTGGACCAGGGATGCCAGAAATGCTTGCTCCGACATCAGCGATTCAAGGTCGCGGTTTAGGAACGAAAGTGGCACTCATTACAGACGGGCGATTCTCCGGCGCATCTAGAGGGATTTCCATTGGACATATTTCTCCAGAAGCAGCAGATGGTGGACCGATTGCATTAATAAAAAATGATGACATTATCGCTATTGATTTAACTAATAGAACAATAGAATTACTCGTTAGTGATGAAGAACTAGCTGCAAGAAAAGCAAACTTACATCCCTTTGAACCCAAAATTAAAAAAGGTTATTTAGCAAGATATTCAAAGTTAGTAACATCTGCAAGCACAGGTGGAGTTATGAAGATCTAAAGATAAATATTTAAATCTATGATGAGGCAAAAGTTAAAGGAATCTTGTATTCACAGAGAGCTGGTGTAGCTGGAAGCCGGCAATACAACCTTTAGCGACATCCCCTCGGAGTGAAGTGTTGAACGGGAAACCTATTAGATACTTCCGGGTGTAGTAACTGACTACTCTCGTTATAAATGGATGGCTGGCGTTCGTCGGTTGTCTGGGAGGTAGCGGTTGCGCTGCGAACTAGGGTGGTACCATGAAAAGAATTTCATCCCTATACAAAAGAACGATGGTTTCTTTGTGTGGGAAGAAGTTCTTTTCTTTTTTTATAAAACAAGGTGTTGTCTAGACTTCAGCACCTGCAGCTTTTCTTTAAAACTGGACGATTTGAACAAAAAGGAGGAAATTATGATGAAGTTGAGTGTAGAAGAAGCAGAACAAACCTATGAAGATACTGAAATGCCCGCTGCTCCCAAGCAATTAGTCGGAGCGGATGTTTTAATCGAAACACTGAAAAAGCATCAAGTGGAAGTAGTATTTGGTTATCCAGGTGGGGCGGTTTTACCGATTTATGATGCATTATACAAAAATCCAATTAAGCATATCTTAGCCCGTCACGAACAAGGTGCAATTCATGCAGCGGAAGGATATGCAAGAGTTTCAGGAAAAGTCGGAGTGGTTCTCGCTACTTCAGGACCTGGAGCAACGAACTTAGTAACAGGAATTGCAGATGCCATGATGGATTCCATTCCACTGGTTGTATTAACGGGGCAAGTTGCTACTACTGTTATTGGTACGGATGCTTTCCAAGAAGCGGATATTATCGGTATTACGCAACCAATTACGAAACATAATTATCAAATCAAAGATATCGCTGATTTACCAAGAATTATTAACGAAGCTTTTCATATTGCTTCCACAGGTCGTCCAGGACCAGTCGTCGTAGATATTCCAAAAAATATGGCAACAGGCATGTTTGTTTCAACAGATGATATCGATCAGGAAGTCAATCTTCCAGGATATCAACCAACGACAACGCCTAACTTTTTACAAATTCAAAAAGCGGCTCAAGCTATTTCTACTGCCAAACAACCATTGATCTTAGCTGGTGCAGGTGTATTATTCGCAAAAGCATCAGATCAATTAGCAGCATTTGCAGAGAAATATCAAATTCCTGTCACAAACACACTTCTAGGACTCGGAAGTATAGAAGGGGATCATGAACTATTCTTAGGGATGGCAGGAATGCATGGTACGTATACAGCAAATATGGCGATTCAAACTTGTGACTTACTAATCAATGTTGGAGCTAGATTTGATGATCGCTTGACAGGAAATTTAAATTACTTTGCTCCGAATGCAAAAGTAGTTCACATCGATATAGATCCTGCAGAAATCGGAAAAAATGTTCCAACTGAAATTCCGATTGTGGCAGATGCAAAGGAAGCGTTAGAAGCTTTACTAGCACAGGCTGTACCTAATGGAAACACAACAGCTTGGTTAGAGAGTTTACATGTTTCGAAGATACAATATCCATTCCATTACCAAGCAAGTGAAGAAAGAGGTCTTCTTCCACAGCAAGTTCTAGAGCTTGTGCACGAGTATACAAATGGAGATGCCGTTGTGACTACTGACGTTGGGCAACATCAAATGTGGACAGCACAGTATTATAAATTCAATCATCCACATAACTGGGTAACTTCTGGTGGACTCGGCACGATGGGATTTGGATTCCCAGCAGCAATTGGTGCACAGCTTGCAAAACCAGAAGCTAAAGTAGTTTCTATCGTTGGGGATGCTGGTTTCCAAATGACACTTCAGGAATTATCTCTATTACAAGAGATGCGAATTCCGGTCAAAATAATCATTTTGAACAATCAAGCACTTGGAATGGTTCGCCAGTGGCAAGAAACATTCCACGGAGAGCGTTTCTCTCAATCATTGATTCCGGTACAACCAGATTTCGTCAAATTAGCAGAAGCTTACGATATTAAAGGCTACAAAATCGAAACATACGAGGATGCGAAGGTGCAATTAAAAGAAGCGTTAGCATCGAATGAGCCAGTATTAATTGATTGCCGAGTGGTTCAAAAAGAAAGTGTCTATCCAATGGTTGCTCCAGGAAAAGGACTACACGAAATGATTGGAGTGAAGCCAGAATGAAAAGAATCATAACGGTAACCGTGATGAATCAAAGCGGCGTACTAAACCGCGTAACTGGCCTTCTGATGAAGCGTCAATTCAATATTGAAAGTATTACAGTAGGGCATACGGAGCAAAAGCAAATATCTAAAATGACGTTTGTTGTGAATGTAGAGGATGAACAAAAGTTGGAGCAGCTATTAAAACAACTCCAAAAGCAAGTAGATGTTTTAAAAGTAAACGATATTACCGAAAAATCGATTGTCGTACGAGAGTTGGCGCTGGTGAAAGTCGTGTCGCCACCAGCTGTGAGAGCGGAAATCAATAGTATTGTAGAACCTTTCCGAGCTGCTACCATAGACACTGGTAAAAATGTTGTTACTTTCCAAGTGACAGGTAATCCTGAAAAAATCGATGCATTTATTGATTTGCTCAAGCCATATGGCATTAAAGAGCTTACAAGAACCGGTGTCACGGCATTTGTTCGTGAAACACAGAAAGCAATTACACCACAGTTATCCATTTTATAAAAATATAAAAACCCAAATTCGAGGAGGAAATAACAATGGCTAAAATGTATTATAACGGAGAAATCAACGAAGGAATCTTAACAGAAAAAACAATCGCGGTAATCGGATACGGTTCACAAGGTCACGCTCATGCTCAAAACTTGAAGGATTCAGGCTTTAACGTAATTGTAGGTATTCGTGCAGGTAAATCGTTTGATCAAGCGAAAGAAGATGGATTAGACGTTTATTCCGTGAAAGAAGCTGCTGAAAAAGCAGACGTTATCATGATTTTATTACCAGACGAAAGACAAAAAGCTGTATATGAAGCTGAAATTGAACCAGCTTTGACTGCAGGGAAATCATTAGTATTTGCACACGGATTTAACATTCATTTCGATCAAATCGTTCCTCCTACAGACGTAGATGTATTCTTAGTAGCACCTAAAGGTCCAGGACATTTAGTACGTAGAACATATGAAGCAGGCGCAGGAGTACCAGGTTTATTCGCAGTTTACCAAGATTCAACCGGTCAAGCAAAAGATCTAGCTTTAGCTTATGCAAAAGGTATCGGTGCTGCTCGTGCAGGTGTTCTAGAAACAACTTTCAAAGAAGAAACAGAAACTGATCTATTTGGAGAACAAGCAGTACTTTGTGGTAGTACAACTGCAATCGTAAAAGCTGGTTTCGAAACTTTAGTAGAGGCTGGATACCAACCAGAACTTGCATATTTTGAAACGTTACACGAATTAAAACTAATCGTTGACTTAATGTACGAAGGAGGAATGGCGACAATGCGTTCTTCTATCTCGGATACAGCTGAGTGGGGAGATTTCGTTTCAGGTCCACGGATCATTGACTCATCAGTAAAAGATCGTATGAAAGACGTATTAACGGACATTCAAGACGGTACATTTGCAAGAGAATGGATTAAAGAAAACGAAACAGATCGTCCAAAATACAATGCAATCAAAAAAGCAGAATCTGAACATCAAATCGAAGTGGTTGGTGCAAAACTTCGTGAGATGATGCCATTCATTAATGAAGGGAAAAAACAAGTCAAGAAAGAAGTGGTGACGAGTGCGCAAAATTGATATTTTCGACACAACTCTTCGAGATGGAGAACAATCTGCAGGAATTAACCTAAACACGCAAGAAAAGCTAGAAATTGCTCGTCAGCTTGAAAAGTACGGAGTTTCCATAATTGAAGCAGGATTTCCTGCTTCTTCTCCTGGAGACTTTCAAGCGGTCAAACAAATTGCTGACACAGTGAAAAACTCGATTGTTACAGGTTTAGCTCGTGCGATTAAAAGTGATATCGAAACTTCTTGGGATGCTTTAAAAGGTGGGGTGCAGCCGCATCTTCACACTTTTATCGCAACATCGCCCATCCATATGCAATATAAGCTAAATAAAACACCGGAACAAGTGATCGAAATTGCAGTGGAATCGGTGAAACTAGCTCGAAAATATTTCCCACTCGTCCAATGGTCTGCAGAGGATGCAACTCGTTCAGACAAAGATTTTCTCGTTCGTATTATGAATGAAGTGATTAAAGCTGGAGCAACAACGATTAATATCCCAGATACAGTGGGTTATGCTACTCCAATTGAATACGGTGCTTTATTCAAATACTTAGGTGAAAACGTGACGGGTATTGAAAAAGTGAAACTTTCTGCTCACTGTCATGATGACTTAGGATTAGCAACAGCAAATACGCTTGCAGCAATTGAAAATGGTGCGAGACAAGTAGAGGGTACGATCAACGGTATTGGTGAGCGTGCAGGAAATGTAGCATTAGAAGAGATTGCGGTAGCCCTTCATATTCGAAATGATTATTATCAAGCGGAATCCGGTATTGTGTTAAAAGAAACGAAACGTACGAGTCAGCTTGTAAGCAAGTTAACAGGAGTTGTGATTCAACCAAACAAAGCAGTGGTTGGTAAAAATGCTTTCGCACATGAATCTGGTATTCACCAAGATGGGATGCTAAAAAACCCTGAAACGTATGAAATTATTACACCTGAATTAATTGGTGATGTAGTGACAGAGCTAGTCCTTGGAAAACATTCTGGTCGCCATGCATTTTTTGATCGTGCAGCACAAATGGGCTTCCAATTAAGTGAGGAAAAATTAAATGCAGCATTTGTGGCATTTAAAAAGCTTGCCGATCGTAAGAAAGAAATTACCGACGAAGATTTATTTGCTTTATTGACAGATCAGCAAGTAAATAGTGCAGAGGTAGAAGTATATGAACTAGAAGAATTAGTCATTCATTATGAAAACAACGTACCAACATCGACCATCACAGTAAAAGCACCATCTGGTGAAAGAGTAGTGGAAACTTGTGCTGGTTCAGGTGCAGTTGAATCTATCTTTAATACACTTGAAAAGCTTGTACAAGGCGAAGTTCGTATTTTAGATTACCGTGTTTCTTCTATATCAAAAGGCCGCGATGCATTAGGAGAGGCTGTTATTAACTTAGCATACAATGGCGTGACTTCTTCGGGTCGTAATGCTTCACAAGATGTATTAAAAGCATCTGCTCGAGCTTATATTAATGCGATTAATCGTCAATTAATGACAGCTCATTATAAGGAACAAGTACTAGTTAATCAATAATCAAACGGGAGTGAATGAGATGGAAAAAACGATTACGGTATTACCCGGAGATGGAATTGGTCCGGAAGTAATGGAAGCTGCTGTAAAGGTACTTCAAACAATTGCAAAACGATATAATCATACGTTTAATCTGCAATATGCTTTGATTGGTGGAGCTGCTATCGATGCTTATGAAAATCCACTTCCAGAAGAAACAATAAACGTGTGTAGTAAAAGTGATGCCATTCTCTTAGGCGCAGTTGGCGGGCCAAAATGGGATCAAAATCCATCTCATTTACGCCCGGAAAAAGGGTTGCTAGCAATTCGTAAACATTTTGGATTGTATGCAAATATTCGTCCTGTTAAAGCTATCCCTGCATTACTAGACGCTTCTCCTCTTAAAAAGGAAGTGGCGGAAAGTGTGGATTTGGTAATCGTTCGTGAACTTACAGGAGGACTTTATTTCAGTGAACCACGTGAGAAAACGAAGGATCATGCATTAGACACGCTTATTTATTCGAGAACTGAAATTGAACGTATTGTCGATACAGCTTTCCAGATTGCGAGAAGCCGCAGAGGAAAACTGGCTTCTGTTGATAAGGCGAATGTATTGGACACAAGTAAATTATGGCGTGAAATCGTAGAAGAGAAAAAACATGCTTATCCAGACGTAGCAGTAGAGCATATGCTTGTTGATTCTACTGCGATGAAATTGATTACAAAACCTAGTGCATTTGATGTTATCGTAACGGAAAATATGTTTGGCGATATTTTAAGTGATGAGGCTTCTGTCATCACTGGTTCACTAGGAATGTTACCATCTGCCAGTACTCGCGAAGATGGCTTCGGATTATATGAACCTGTCCACGGTTCTGCTCCTGATATTGCAGGTCAAAACAAAGCAAATCCAGCAGCAACTATTCTTTCGGTTGCTATGATGCTACGTGAAGCCTTCCAATTGGAAACAGAAGCAGCAGCGGTAGAAGCAGCGGTGTTTAATGTATTAAACGATGGCCATTTCACAGGTGATTTACAAGTAGAAGGAAAACCAGCTCTATCTACTACGGAATGGACATCAAAAGTATTAGAAGAGTTAGACTCAGAATTTGTATCTGATAGCATTATGTTTTCTTATGTCTAACCAAAAGGAGAGGGACTAAATGGCAAAAACGATTATTGAGAAAATTTGGGATGAACATATTGTATACGAGGAAGAAGGTAAACCAGACCTTCTCTATATCGATCTTCACTTGCTTCATGAAGTAACATCTCCTCAGGCTTTTGAAGGGTTACGACTAAATAATCGTAAGGTTCGTCGTCCAGATCTTTGCTATGCAACAATGGACCATAACGTACCAACTCGCAATAGAGAACAGATTAAAGATGTGATTGCACGTAAACAAATCAGCACGCTTCAAGAAAACTGTGAACAATTTGGTGTTCCACTTGCGAATATGGACCATCCAGATCAAGGGATTGTACATATAATCGGACCAGAACTTGGCCTAACTCAACCCGGAAAAACAATTGTGTGTGGAGATAGTCACACATCTACTCACGGTGCGTTCGGTGCAATCGCTTTTGGTATTGGAACAAGTGAAGTGGAACATGTTCTTTCCACTCAAACACTATGGCAAGCTAAACCGAAAACAATGGAAATCAAAGTAACTGGCGAACTTGGTTACGGTGTAGCGGCAAAAGATATTATTTTGGCGATCATTTCAAAATTCGGTATCGATATGGGTACTGGATATATTGTGGAATATACGGGAGAAGC is part of the Psychrobacillus sp. FSL H8-0483 genome and encodes:
- the ilvD gene encoding dihydroxy-acid dehydratase, coding for MRSDMIKKGVDRAPHRSLLYATGVKTRDLDKPFIGVCNSYIDIIPGHMHLNKFAEVVKEAIREAGGIPFEFNTIGVDDGIAMGHIGMRYSLPSRELIADSAETVINAHWFDGVFYIPNCDKITPGMLMAAVRTNVPSVFVSGGPMEAGVSADGKQLSLTSVFEGVGSYKSGNMSAEQLLDIEQNACPTCGSCSGMFTANSMNSLMEMLGVTLPGNGTIVATSDERHQLIKEAAKHLVRMIKEDVKPRDLITKETIDDAFALDMAMGGSTNTVLHTLAIAHEAEIDYNVREINEVAKRIPYLSKIMPASDYSMHDVHLAGGVSAIIKELCEIPGAVHPDRMTITGKTLYENVKESEIKNDQVIRRKENPYSPVGGLSVLFGNIAPEGGVIKVGAVDPSIKEFTGKAIVFESQEASQEAIDNGTVQEGHVVVIRYEGPKGGPGMPEMLAPTSAIQGRGLGTKVALITDGRFSGASRGISIGHISPEAADGGPIALIKNDDIIAIDLTNRTIELLVSDEELAARKANLHPFEPKIKKGYLARYSKLVTSASTGGVMKI
- the ilvB gene encoding acetolactate synthase large subunit; the encoded protein is MPAAPKQLVGADVLIETLKKHQVEVVFGYPGGAVLPIYDALYKNPIKHILARHEQGAIHAAEGYARVSGKVGVVLATSGPGATNLVTGIADAMMDSIPLVVLTGQVATTVIGTDAFQEADIIGITQPITKHNYQIKDIADLPRIINEAFHIASTGRPGPVVVDIPKNMATGMFVSTDDIDQEVNLPGYQPTTTPNFLQIQKAAQAISTAKQPLILAGAGVLFAKASDQLAAFAEKYQIPVTNTLLGLGSIEGDHELFLGMAGMHGTYTANMAIQTCDLLINVGARFDDRLTGNLNYFAPNAKVVHIDIDPAEIGKNVPTEIPIVADAKEALEALLAQAVPNGNTTAWLESLHVSKIQYPFHYQASEERGLLPQQVLELVHEYTNGDAVVTTDVGQHQMWTAQYYKFNHPHNWVTSGGLGTMGFGFPAAIGAQLAKPEAKVVSIVGDAGFQMTLQELSLLQEMRIPVKIIILNNQALGMVRQWQETFHGERFSQSLIPVQPDFVKLAEAYDIKGYKIETYEDAKVQLKEALASNEPVLIDCRVVQKESVYPMVAPGKGLHEMIGVKPE
- the ilvN gene encoding acetolactate synthase small subunit — its product is MKRIITVTVMNQSGVLNRVTGLLMKRQFNIESITVGHTEQKQISKMTFVVNVEDEQKLEQLLKQLQKQVDVLKVNDITEKSIVVRELALVKVVSPPAVRAEINSIVEPFRAATIDTGKNVVTFQVTGNPEKIDAFIDLLKPYGIKELTRTGVTAFVRETQKAITPQLSIL
- the ilvC gene encoding ketol-acid reductoisomerase encodes the protein MAKMYYNGEINEGILTEKTIAVIGYGSQGHAHAQNLKDSGFNVIVGIRAGKSFDQAKEDGLDVYSVKEAAEKADVIMILLPDERQKAVYEAEIEPALTAGKSLVFAHGFNIHFDQIVPPTDVDVFLVAPKGPGHLVRRTYEAGAGVPGLFAVYQDSTGQAKDLALAYAKGIGAARAGVLETTFKEETETDLFGEQAVLCGSTTAIVKAGFETLVEAGYQPELAYFETLHELKLIVDLMYEGGMATMRSSISDTAEWGDFVSGPRIIDSSVKDRMKDVLTDIQDGTFAREWIKENETDRPKYNAIKKAESEHQIEVVGAKLREMMPFINEGKKQVKKEVVTSAQN
- a CDS encoding 2-isopropylmalate synthase — its product is MRKIDIFDTTLRDGEQSAGINLNTQEKLEIARQLEKYGVSIIEAGFPASSPGDFQAVKQIADTVKNSIVTGLARAIKSDIETSWDALKGGVQPHLHTFIATSPIHMQYKLNKTPEQVIEIAVESVKLARKYFPLVQWSAEDATRSDKDFLVRIMNEVIKAGATTINIPDTVGYATPIEYGALFKYLGENVTGIEKVKLSAHCHDDLGLATANTLAAIENGARQVEGTINGIGERAGNVALEEIAVALHIRNDYYQAESGIVLKETKRTSQLVSKLTGVVIQPNKAVVGKNAFAHESGIHQDGMLKNPETYEIITPELIGDVVTELVLGKHSGRHAFFDRAAQMGFQLSEEKLNAAFVAFKKLADRKKEITDEDLFALLTDQQVNSAEVEVYELEELVIHYENNVPTSTITVKAPSGERVVETCAGSGAVESIFNTLEKLVQGEVRILDYRVSSISKGRDALGEAVINLAYNGVTSSGRNASQDVLKASARAYINAINRQLMTAHYKEQVLVNQ
- the leuB gene encoding 3-isopropylmalate dehydrogenase, producing MEKTITVLPGDGIGPEVMEAAVKVLQTIAKRYNHTFNLQYALIGGAAIDAYENPLPEETINVCSKSDAILLGAVGGPKWDQNPSHLRPEKGLLAIRKHFGLYANIRPVKAIPALLDASPLKKEVAESVDLVIVRELTGGLYFSEPREKTKDHALDTLIYSRTEIERIVDTAFQIARSRRGKLASVDKANVLDTSKLWREIVEEKKHAYPDVAVEHMLVDSTAMKLITKPSAFDVIVTENMFGDILSDEASVITGSLGMLPSASTREDGFGLYEPVHGSAPDIAGQNKANPAATILSVAMMLREAFQLETEAAAVEAAVFNVLNDGHFTGDLQVEGKPALSTTEWTSKVLEELDSEFVSDSIMFSYV